In Massilia sp. METH4, the genomic window GCTGCGCAGGCGGCAGGCCGACAGGGAAGGGGACATCGGTTGCCCACATGATGCTAAAAAAGAACGATAATCATGGCCGGCAAACGCGCGGCGGCCACTCATGTGATCCCGGCCAGTCCCGCCCGCGTCGCCCCGAAGGATCGAATAGAAGAATGCATCCAAAACAGCTCGCCGCAGTGTTCGCGCTGCCTCCCGAAAAACGGTTCCAACATTTCACCGGCATGGTGGCCGACCGCGAACAAGCCTGGGGCCTGTACCAGGATGGCTGGGCATTGGCGTGCACGGACGACGGCACGAAGGTGTTTCCCCTGTGGCCGGCGAAGGAGTATGCGCAAGCCTGCGCGCTCGATGACTGGGCGGCTTACGAACCGCGCGAGATTCCCCTCGGCGACTTGATGGAGAGCTTGTTGCCGAAGCTGAAGTCCGACGGGGTGTTGCCGGGTATCTTGCCGACGCCGGCC contains:
- a CDS encoding DUF2750 domain-containing protein — translated: MMLKKNDNHGRQTRGGHSCDPGQSRPRRPEGSNRRMHPKQLAAVFALPPEKRFQHFTGMVADREQAWGLYQDGWALACTDDGTKVFPLWPAKEYAQACALDDWAAYEPREIPLGDLMESLLPKLKSDGVLPGILPTPAGKGATPPVDDVMAALEEELRKYC